One window of Burkholderia cepacia GG4 genomic DNA carries:
- the rarD gene encoding EamA family transporter RarD: protein MTGYPEAGRGIVLSVLASTLFALMSAYAKLLAPLTGLDIFAWRIVWTAPGALALIALRGRWPALVELVRRSVRDWRLMIALPVSAALLGLQLWLFLWAPLHGRMLEVSLGYFLLPLTMVLVGRFYYHERLDPLQWMAVACAALGVAHEVWATRAFAWPTLVVALGYPPYFVLRRRINADSLAAFALEIVLLCPIALAMVAASPTPVASHPLLWAALLPGLGVLSTLALASYLKASRMLPMALFGILGYVEPVLLVAVSLLLLGETLSVAQLATYGPIWAAVALTAWHSAMLMRRLPMRG, encoded by the coding sequence ATGACGGGGTATCCGGAGGCCGGGCGCGGCATCGTGCTGTCGGTGCTGGCGTCGACACTGTTCGCGCTGATGTCCGCTTACGCGAAACTGCTCGCGCCGCTCACGGGGCTCGACATCTTCGCGTGGCGCATCGTGTGGACCGCGCCGGGCGCGCTCGCGCTGATCGCGCTGCGCGGCCGCTGGCCGGCGCTCGTCGAGCTCGTGCGGCGCAGCGTGCGCGACTGGCGCCTGATGATCGCGCTGCCGGTAAGTGCGGCGCTGCTCGGCCTGCAGCTGTGGCTGTTCCTGTGGGCGCCGTTGCACGGGCGCATGCTCGAAGTGTCGCTCGGCTATTTCCTGCTGCCGCTGACGATGGTGCTCGTCGGCCGCTTTTACTACCACGAACGGCTCGACCCGCTGCAATGGATGGCGGTCGCCTGCGCGGCGCTCGGCGTCGCGCACGAAGTGTGGGCGACGCGCGCGTTCGCATGGCCGACGCTCGTCGTCGCGCTCGGCTATCCGCCGTATTTCGTGCTGCGCCGCCGGATCAACGCCGATTCGCTGGCCGCGTTCGCGCTCGAGATCGTGCTGCTGTGTCCGATTGCGCTCGCGATGGTGGCGGCGAGCCCGACGCCAGTCGCCAGCCATCCGCTGCTGTGGGCCGCGCTGCTGCCGGGGCTCGGCGTGCTCAGCACGCTCGCGCTCGCGAGCTACCTGAAGGCGAGCCGGATGCTGCCGATGGCGCTGTTCGGAATTCTCGGCTACGTCGAGCCGGTGCTGCTCGTCGCGGTGTCGCTGCTGCTGCTCGGCGAGACGTTGAGCGTCGCGCAGCTCGCGACGTACGGGCCGATCTGGGCTGCCGTCGCATTGACCGCGTGGCATAGCGCGATGCTGATGCGGCGCCTGCCCATGCGCGGTTGA
- the hpnA gene encoding hopanoid-associated sugar epimerase, translating into MTDTSRDLVLVTGASGFVGSAVARIAQQKGYAVRVLVRPTSPRTNVADLDAEIVTGDMRDEASMRAALRGVRYLLHVAADYRLWAPDPDEIERANLEGAVATMRAARAEGVERIVYTSSVATLKVTSAGDPSDENRPLTAEQAIGVYKRSKVLAERAVERMIADDGLPAVIVNPSTPIGPRDVKPTPTGRIIVEAALGKIPAFVDTGLNLVHVDDVAHGHFLALERGRIGERYILGGENLPLQQMLADIAQMTGRKAPTIALPRWPLYPLAVGAEAVAKFTKKEPFVTVDGLRMSKNKMYFTSAKAERELGYRARPYREGLRDALDWFGSAGYLK; encoded by the coding sequence ATGACTGATACTTCCCGCGATCTCGTTCTCGTCACCGGCGCGTCCGGTTTCGTCGGCTCGGCCGTCGCACGCATCGCGCAGCAGAAAGGCTATGCGGTGCGCGTGCTGGTGCGCCCGACCAGCCCGCGCACGAACGTCGCGGATCTCGATGCCGAGATCGTCACCGGCGACATGCGCGACGAGGCGTCGATGCGCGCCGCGCTGCGCGGCGTGCGCTACCTGCTGCACGTGGCGGCCGACTACCGGCTGTGGGCACCGGATCCGGACGAGATCGAGCGCGCGAACCTGGAAGGCGCGGTCGCGACGATGCGCGCGGCGCGCGCCGAAGGCGTCGAGCGGATCGTCTACACGAGCAGCGTCGCGACGTTGAAGGTGACGAGCGCCGGCGATCCGTCCGACGAGAACCGGCCGCTGACAGCGGAGCAGGCGATCGGCGTCTACAAGCGCAGCAAGGTGCTGGCCGAGCGCGCAGTCGAGCGGATGATCGCCGACGACGGGCTGCCGGCGGTGATCGTCAACCCGTCGACGCCGATCGGCCCGCGCGACGTGAAGCCGACGCCGACCGGCCGCATCATCGTCGAAGCCGCGCTCGGCAAGATCCCCGCGTTCGTCGACACGGGGCTGAACCTCGTGCACGTCGACGACGTCGCGCACGGCCACTTCCTCGCGCTCGAGCGCGGCCGGATCGGCGAGCGCTACATCCTCGGCGGCGAGAACCTGCCGCTGCAGCAGATGCTCGCCGACATCGCGCAGATGACGGGCCGCAAGGCGCCGACGATCGCGCTGCCGCGCTGGCCGCTCTACCCGCTCGCGGTCGGCGCGGAGGCCGTCGCGAAGTTCACGAAGAAGGAGCCGTTCGTGACCGTCGACGGGCTGCGGATGTCGAAGAACAAGATGTATTTCACGTCCGCGAAGGCCGAGCGCGAGCTTGGCTACCGCGCGCGTCCGTACCGCGAAGGGTTGCGCGACGCGCTCGACTGGTTCGGCTCGGCGGGCTACCTGAAATAA
- a CDS encoding peptide ABC transporter substrate-binding protein — protein MKSLHAMSAVLATLALTTPVAHAVTVPSNVALAPQQDLTRQVPAEVESLDPAHIESWTGNTIGLDLFEGLARIDATGQVVPGVAQSWERKTPQTWIFKLRHDAKWSNGEPVTAADFVYSWQRLVDPKTGSKYTILVEFVKNSKDIIAGKAAPSTLGVRAVDPYTLEVTTDVPVAFFPELTAMAPLVPVNKDAVAKFGDAWTRPGNLVSNGAYQLADWQPNNRIVVTKDAKYWNAPKVVINKVTYLPIESDETAMRMYQAGQIDYSYSIPSGIFQQVSKQFGGELRPGLQLATYYYYLNNSDAALKDKRVRQALSMVIDREVLTSKLTQAGEKPMYGLMPNGTKGAKPFTPEWASWPMAKRVETAKTLLKQAGYSDAKPLSFTLTYNTNDLHKKVALFTASEWRTKLGINTKLENVEFKVLMKDRHDGKVQIARDGWFADYNDAMTFFDLIRCGSSQNTVGYCNKQVDTFVDEGNQKLDDKARATLLTQAHDTAMNDTPMVPLFQYSADRLVKPYVGGYSLKNVIDMRASQDMYLIKH, from the coding sequence ATGAAATCCTTGCATGCCATGTCGGCCGTGCTGGCCACGCTCGCCCTGACGACGCCTGTCGCCCACGCCGTTACCGTTCCGTCGAACGTCGCGCTCGCTCCTCAACAGGACCTGACGCGCCAGGTGCCCGCCGAAGTCGAGTCGCTCGATCCGGCGCACATCGAGTCGTGGACCGGCAACACGATCGGCCTCGACCTGTTCGAGGGGCTCGCCCGTATCGACGCGACCGGCCAGGTTGTGCCGGGCGTCGCCCAATCGTGGGAGCGCAAGACGCCGCAGACGTGGATCTTCAAGCTGCGCCACGACGCGAAGTGGAGCAACGGCGAGCCCGTGACGGCCGCCGATTTCGTCTATTCGTGGCAGCGCCTCGTCGATCCGAAGACGGGCTCGAAATACACGATCCTCGTCGAGTTCGTGAAGAACTCGAAGGACATCATCGCGGGCAAGGCCGCGCCGTCGACGCTCGGCGTGCGCGCCGTCGATCCGTACACGCTCGAAGTGACGACCGACGTGCCGGTCGCATTCTTCCCCGAGCTGACCGCGATGGCGCCGCTCGTGCCGGTGAACAAGGACGCCGTCGCGAAGTTCGGCGACGCGTGGACGCGCCCGGGCAACCTCGTCAGCAACGGCGCGTACCAGCTCGCCGACTGGCAGCCGAACAACCGCATCGTCGTGACCAAGGACGCGAAGTACTGGAACGCGCCGAAGGTCGTGATCAACAAGGTCACGTACCTGCCGATCGAGAGCGATGAAACGGCGATGCGCATGTACCAGGCCGGCCAGATCGACTACAGCTACTCGATCCCGTCGGGCATCTTCCAGCAGGTCAGCAAGCAGTTCGGCGGCGAACTGCGCCCGGGCCTGCAGCTCGCGACGTACTACTACTACCTGAACAACAGCGACGCGGCGCTGAAGGACAAGCGCGTGCGCCAGGCGCTGTCGATGGTGATCGATCGCGAGGTGCTGACGTCGAAGCTCACGCAGGCCGGCGAGAAGCCGATGTACGGGCTGATGCCGAACGGCACGAAGGGCGCGAAGCCGTTCACGCCGGAATGGGCGTCGTGGCCGATGGCCAAGCGTGTCGAGACCGCGAAGACCCTGCTGAAGCAGGCCGGCTACTCGGACGCGAAGCCGCTGTCGTTCACGCTCACCTACAACACCAACGACCTGCACAAGAAGGTCGCGCTGTTCACGGCATCGGAATGGCGCACCAAGCTCGGCATCAACACGAAGCTCGAGAACGTCGAGTTCAAGGTGCTGATGAAGGATCGGCATGACGGCAAGGTGCAGATCGCGCGCGACGGCTGGTTCGCCGACTACAACGACGCGATGACCTTCTTCGACCTGATCCGCTGCGGCAGCTCGCAGAACACCGTCGGCTACTGCAACAAGCAGGTCGACACGTTCGTCGACGAAGGCAACCAGAAGCTCGACGACAAGGCGCGCGCCACGCTGCTCACGCAGGCGCACGACACGGCGATGAACGACACGCCGATGGTGCCGCTGTTCCAGTACTCGGCCGACCGTCTCGTGAAGCCCTACGTGGGCGGCTATTCGCTGAAGAACGTGATCGACATGCGTGCTTCGCAGGACATGTACCTGATCAAGCACTGA
- a CDS encoding acylphosphatase yields MSRNELDERIETYYVRVRGVVQGVGFRHATVREAHALKLRGWVANLEDGSVEAMIQGPGAQIDRMLAWLRHGPPSARVTEVTFEERQVEKRFERFQQQ; encoded by the coding sequence ATGAGCCGCAATGAACTGGACGAACGGATCGAGACCTACTACGTGCGGGTGCGCGGCGTCGTGCAGGGCGTCGGTTTCCGTCACGCGACCGTGCGCGAGGCGCATGCGCTGAAGCTGCGTGGCTGGGTCGCGAATCTCGAGGACGGCAGCGTCGAGGCGATGATCCAGGGCCCCGGCGCGCAGATCGACCGGATGCTCGCGTGGCTGCGCCACGGGCCGCCGTCCGCGCGCGTGACCGAGGTGACGTTCGAGGAGCGTCAGGTTGAAAAGCGCTTCGAGCGCTTCCAGCAGCAGTAA
- a CDS encoding OpgC domain-containing protein: protein MSLSAPPFATVAPARSGRLIEVDFFRGIVLLMIVVDHIGASVLSRVTLHAFALCDAAEVFVFLGGFATASAYGAIADRHGARAAQRRFVRRAMQIYRAFLATSTLMLVVSAVLDHYGIDAPNLALDDVSVMLASPLTGLAELLTFQRQPYLASVLPMYVLFALASPVIVPFARRHPWLLVAISAASWLAAGWLGPELLDTDSFRWSFNPFAWQLMFVGGVLARCQPVYRHIALGRWSAAATGVACAIVLGCASYKLFSGLPVPEGVLKRDLALPRIVSFAAVAWLMADCVRYGWIARIARAVGPVVAVGRRGLICFVAGAAISLVIDSLLHPVANGAELRHLGVGLAADACAVALMMAVAGSGAWIARWRGAAA, encoded by the coding sequence ATGTCGTTGAGCGCGCCGCCCTTCGCCACGGTCGCGCCGGCGCGCAGCGGCCGCCTGATCGAAGTCGATTTCTTCCGCGGAATCGTGCTGCTGATGATCGTCGTCGATCACATCGGCGCGAGCGTGCTGTCTCGCGTCACGCTCCACGCGTTCGCGCTGTGCGACGCGGCGGAGGTGTTCGTGTTCCTCGGCGGCTTCGCGACCGCGAGCGCGTACGGCGCGATCGCCGACCGGCACGGCGCGCGTGCCGCGCAGCGGCGGTTCGTGCGCCGCGCGATGCAGATCTATCGCGCGTTTCTCGCGACGTCGACGCTGATGCTCGTCGTGTCTGCCGTGCTCGACCATTACGGGATCGACGCGCCGAACCTCGCGCTCGACGACGTCAGCGTGATGCTCGCGTCGCCGCTCACGGGCCTCGCCGAGTTGCTCACGTTCCAGCGCCAGCCGTATCTCGCGTCGGTGCTGCCGATGTACGTGCTGTTCGCGCTCGCGTCGCCGGTGATCGTGCCGTTCGCGCGCCGCCATCCGTGGCTGCTGGTCGCGATCAGCGCCGCGTCGTGGCTCGCGGCGGGCTGGCTCGGCCCCGAACTGCTGGATACCGATTCGTTCCGCTGGAGCTTCAATCCGTTCGCGTGGCAGCTGATGTTCGTCGGCGGCGTGCTCGCGCGCTGCCAGCCCGTGTACCGGCACATCGCGCTCGGGCGCTGGAGCGCCGCGGCGACCGGCGTGGCATGCGCGATCGTGCTCGGCTGCGCGAGCTACAAGCTGTTCTCGGGGTTGCCGGTTCCCGAAGGCGTGCTCAAGCGCGATCTCGCGCTGCCGCGCATCGTGAGCTTTGCGGCGGTCGCGTGGCTGATGGCCGACTGCGTGCGTTACGGCTGGATCGCGCGGATCGCGCGCGCCGTGGGGCCCGTCGTCGCGGTCGGCCGGCGCGGGCTGATCTGCTTCGTCGCGGGCGCCGCGATCTCGCTCGTCATCGATTCGCTGCTGCATCCGGTCGCGAACGGTGCCGAGCTGCGGCATCTCGGCGTGGGCCTCGCGGCCGACGCATGCGCGGTCGCGCTGATGATGGCCGTGGCCGGTTCGGGAGCGTGGATCGCGCGCTGGCGCGGCGCGGCCGCGTGA
- a CDS encoding ABC transporter permease subunit, whose amino-acid sequence MLAYALRRTLWAVPTILAVITVCYLLLHFTPGGPFDTEKQLSAATLANLNAKYHLDEPLWKQYLLYLGSLLQGDLGPSFRYVDWSVNDLVKKALPVSLGVGGVSIPISIVFGVLLGTVAAVRRDSLIDRFVMLIGNFGNVVPPFVLGPVLVWIFAILLKTSAGNGWLPAGGWGDGGWQYRLLPIVLLTLINVSLLARVMRGSMIETLSSNFIRTARAKGLPGSTIVLRHALKPALMPVVSLFGTVCITSITAAVVTESVFALPGLGQLVVNGAINRDYTLVLGLVVLTTVCAVLFNLLVDLAYAWLDPRIRY is encoded by the coding sequence ATGCTGGCCTACGCATTGAGACGCACGTTGTGGGCGGTGCCGACGATTCTCGCCGTCATCACCGTCTGCTACCTGCTGCTGCATTTCACGCCCGGCGGTCCGTTCGATACGGAGAAGCAGCTGTCCGCGGCGACGCTCGCGAACCTGAACGCGAAGTACCACCTCGACGAGCCGCTGTGGAAGCAGTACCTGCTGTATCTCGGTTCGCTGCTGCAGGGCGATCTCGGCCCGTCGTTCCGCTACGTCGACTGGTCGGTGAACGATCTCGTGAAGAAGGCGCTGCCCGTGAGTCTCGGCGTGGGCGGCGTGTCGATCCCGATCTCGATCGTGTTCGGCGTGCTGCTCGGCACCGTCGCGGCCGTGCGCCGCGACAGCCTGATCGACCGCTTCGTGATGCTGATCGGCAACTTCGGCAACGTCGTGCCGCCGTTCGTGCTCGGCCCGGTGCTGGTGTGGATCTTCGCGATCCTGCTGAAGACGTCGGCCGGCAACGGCTGGCTGCCGGCCGGCGGCTGGGGCGACGGTGGCTGGCAGTACCGGCTGCTGCCGATCGTGCTGCTGACCCTCATCAACGTGTCGCTGCTCGCACGCGTGATGCGCGGCTCGATGATCGAGACGCTGTCGAGCAACTTCATCCGCACTGCGCGCGCGAAGGGCCTGCCGGGCTCGACGATCGTGCTGCGCCACGCGCTCAAGCCCGCGCTGATGCCGGTCGTGTCGCTGTTCGGCACGGTCTGCATCACGTCGATCACGGCGGCCGTCGTCACCGAATCGGTGTTCGCGTTGCCGGGGCTCGGGCAACTGGTCGTGAACGGCGCCATCAACCGTGACTACACGCTGGTGCTCGGCCTCGTCGTGCTGACGACCGTCTGTGCCGTGCTGTTCAACCTGCTGGTCGACCTCGCCTACGCGTGGCTCGATCCGCGCATCCGTTACTGA
- a CDS encoding cupin domain-containing protein: MVPPTENSRSADAAAALGSKIRALRQRLKRTLDDTATAAGISKPFLSQVERGLASPSLTSLAGIAQALGVTVQYFVDTPSEERSVCRGEQLRFFGFADSANLFARLTNVTEGRQLEAILVRMPPGQKRSEVTTHAGEEFLYVIEGEVSLTLEGKTFVLHAGDSSHYQSTVPHSWVNTAKVESVVVWVGTPRLF, translated from the coding sequence ATGGTTCCCCCCACTGAAAACTCGCGGTCAGCAGACGCTGCCGCCGCACTGGGCAGCAAGATTCGCGCGTTGCGCCAACGACTCAAGCGCACGCTCGACGACACCGCTACCGCCGCGGGGATTTCTAAGCCGTTTCTGTCTCAAGTCGAACGCGGGCTCGCGTCGCCGTCGCTGACGTCGCTGGCCGGTATCGCACAGGCGCTCGGCGTGACGGTGCAGTACTTCGTGGATACGCCGAGCGAGGAACGCTCGGTCTGCAGAGGCGAGCAGTTGCGCTTCTTCGGATTCGCCGATTCGGCGAACCTGTTCGCGAGGCTGACGAACGTGACCGAAGGGCGTCAGCTCGAGGCGATCCTCGTGCGAATGCCGCCGGGGCAGAAGCGGTCGGAGGTGACGACACATGCAGGAGAGGAGTTCCTGTATGTGATTGAAGGGGAAGTGTCGCTGACGCTGGAAGGCAAGACGTTCGTCCTGCATGCCGGCGACAGTTCGCACTATCAGTCGACGGTCCCGCACAGCTGGGTCAACACCGCGAAGGTTGAATCGGTGGTGGTCTGGGTCGGTACACCGCGATTGTTCTAA
- a CDS encoding peptide MFS transporter, which yields MMQTPVSQTRSFTTVFLIEMWERFGYYGMAALLVLFMIDKLGFTDSNASLTWGAFTALVWAAPSIGGWIGDKLLGSRRTMVIGAIVLCLGYLMLALPNDQLGYMYASLAVVVVGNGLFKANAANLVRRIYEGDDARIDSAFTIYYMAVNIGSTVSMLATPWIKDHWGWHTAFAVCAAGMMLGVLNFFLMHRTLSQIGSQPDAEPIRWGRLGAVLAGSAVFCVITMYVIGHKQLAVASVWTAAFAILAIFGYMIAKAEQTERAGLIAALVLTAQVILFFIFYMQMSTSLTLFAMRNVDPRFIVFGTTLFSWSPAQFQALNPIWIMLMSPVLVAIYNRQAKNGRDLPVAAKYALGFATVALGYLIFTISGRYAVDGHVSSWFMVWGYALNSLGELLVSGLGLAMIARYVPARMSGFMMGAYFVATGVSQYLGSVVANYAQMPSKDLPATVSLPLYLSLFEKLGWLAAVGMLLSLLLLPMMNRLSRQHQRCAEERREEEAGQAPALASVQ from the coding sequence ATGATGCAAACACCTGTTTCCCAAACCCGATCGTTTACGACGGTCTTCCTCATCGAGATGTGGGAGCGCTTCGGCTACTACGGCATGGCCGCGCTGCTCGTTCTCTTCATGATCGACAAGCTCGGCTTCACCGACAGCAACGCGAGCCTGACCTGGGGCGCGTTCACCGCGCTCGTCTGGGCGGCACCGTCGATCGGCGGCTGGATCGGCGACAAACTGCTCGGCTCGCGCCGCACGATGGTCATCGGCGCGATCGTGCTGTGCCTCGGTTACCTGATGCTCGCGCTGCCGAACGACCAGCTTGGCTACATGTACGCGTCGCTGGCCGTGGTCGTCGTCGGCAACGGTCTGTTCAAGGCGAACGCGGCGAACCTCGTGCGCCGGATTTACGAAGGCGACGACGCGCGTATCGACAGCGCGTTCACGATCTACTACATGGCAGTCAACATCGGCTCGACCGTGTCGATGCTCGCGACGCCGTGGATCAAGGATCACTGGGGCTGGCACACTGCATTCGCAGTATGCGCCGCGGGCATGATGCTCGGCGTCCTGAACTTCTTCCTGATGCATCGCACGCTTTCGCAGATCGGCTCGCAGCCGGATGCGGAGCCGATCCGCTGGGGCCGCCTCGGCGCGGTTCTCGCGGGCAGCGCGGTGTTCTGCGTCATCACGATGTACGTGATCGGACACAAGCAGCTCGCGGTCGCGAGCGTGTGGACGGCAGCGTTCGCGATCCTCGCGATCTTCGGGTACATGATCGCGAAGGCAGAGCAAACCGAGCGCGCAGGCCTCATCGCCGCGCTCGTGCTGACCGCGCAGGTGATCCTGTTCTTCATCTTCTACATGCAGATGTCGACGTCGCTGACCCTGTTCGCCATGCGCAACGTCGACCCGCGCTTCATCGTGTTCGGCACGACGCTGTTCTCGTGGAGCCCCGCGCAGTTCCAGGCGCTCAACCCGATCTGGATCATGCTGATGAGCCCCGTGCTCGTGGCGATCTACAACCGCCAGGCGAAGAACGGCCGTGACCTTCCGGTCGCCGCGAAATACGCGCTCGGCTTCGCCACGGTCGCGCTCGGCTATCTGATCTTCACGATCAGCGGCCGCTATGCGGTCGACGGCCACGTGTCGTCGTGGTTCATGGTGTGGGGCTACGCTCTCAACTCGCTCGGCGAACTGCTCGTCAGCGGCCTTGGCCTCGCGATGATCGCCCGCTACGTGCCGGCGCGCATGAGCGGCTTCATGATGGGCGCGTACTTCGTCGCGACCGGCGTGTCGCAGTATCTCGGCAGCGTGGTCGCGAACTACGCGCAGATGCCGTCGAAGGACCTGCCCGCGACCGTGTCGCTGCCGCTCTACCTGTCGCTGTTCGAGAAGCTCGGCTGGCTCGCCGCGGTCGGCATGCTGCTCTCGCTGCTGCTGCTGCCGATGATGAACCGCCTGTCGCGCCAGCATCAGCGTTGCGCGGAAGAGCGCCGCGAGGAAGAAGCCGGTCAGGCGCCGGCGCTGGCCTCGGTCCAGTAA
- a CDS encoding ABC transporter permease, which translates to MTPTTPVVSLPVQTDSPPRSRSPLALAFARFLHNRAAVFSLVLLALITLACFIGPWLLAADPAASDWGSISLPPTLANQHWFGTDELGRDLLVRTLIGGRVSIEVGLLGTLVSGLFGVAWGAIAGFAGGRVDSAMMRVVDMMYAIPYLLIAILMMTLFGRSFMLVVLTISAFSWIDMARVVRGQTLSLRNREFVDAARAIGVSPASIILRHVVPNLLGVVVVYATVSVPNIVLTESVLSFLGLGVQEPMTSWGVLIQDGAQKLESTPWLLLAPAVMLCVTLYCVNFVGDGLRDALDPKDR; encoded by the coding sequence ATGACTCCGACTACTCCCGTCGTCAGTCTGCCCGTGCAGACCGACTCGCCGCCGCGTTCGCGCTCGCCGCTCGCGCTCGCGTTCGCGCGCTTCCTTCACAACCGCGCGGCCGTGTTCAGCCTCGTGCTGCTCGCGCTGATCACGCTCGCGTGTTTCATCGGCCCGTGGCTGCTTGCGGCGGATCCCGCCGCGAGCGACTGGGGCTCGATCAGCCTGCCGCCGACGCTCGCGAACCAGCACTGGTTCGGCACCGACGAGCTCGGCCGCGACCTGCTCGTGCGCACGCTGATCGGCGGCCGCGTGTCGATCGAGGTCGGCCTGCTCGGCACGCTGGTGTCCGGCCTGTTCGGCGTCGCGTGGGGTGCGATCGCCGGCTTCGCGGGCGGCCGCGTCGACTCCGCGATGATGCGCGTCGTCGACATGATGTACGCGATCCCGTACCTGCTGATCGCGATCCTGATGATGACCCTGTTCGGCCGCTCGTTCATGCTGGTCGTGCTGACCATCAGCGCGTTCTCGTGGATCGACATGGCGCGCGTCGTGCGCGGCCAGACGCTGTCGCTGCGCAACCGCGAGTTCGTCGATGCGGCGCGCGCGATCGGCGTGTCGCCGGCGTCGATCATCCTGCGCCACGTCGTGCCGAACCTGCTCGGCGTGGTCGTCGTGTATGCGACGGTCTCGGTGCCGAACATCGTGCTGACGGAATCGGTGCTGTCGTTCCTCGGCCTCGGCGTGCAGGAACCGATGACGAGCTGGGGCGTGCTGATCCAGGACGGCGCGCAGAAACTGGAATCGACGCCGTGGCTGTTGCTGGCGCCGGCCGTCATGCTGTGCGTGACGCTCTATTGCGTGAACTTCGTTGGCGACGGCCTGCGTGACGCGCTCGACCCGAAGGATCGCTGA